Proteins from one Bufo gargarizans isolate SCDJY-AF-19 chromosome 8, ASM1485885v1, whole genome shotgun sequence genomic window:
- the MCM6 gene encoding DNA replication licensing factor MCM6, with protein sequence MDVSEQNVNAAAAQQVKDEVSEKCQKLFQDFLEEFQNADGELKYKSDAEELIRPERNTLLVSFQDLEQFNQQLATTVQEEFYRVYPYLCRAIRAFARDHGNVPQNKEFYLAFQDLPTRHKIRELTTPRIGSLMRISGQVVRTHPVHPELVSGTFLCLDCQTLVRDVEQQFKYTQPSICRNPVCANRRRFMLDTNKSRFVDFQKVRIQETQAELPRGSIPRSVEIILRAEAVESCQAGDRCDFTGCLIVVPDVSQLATPGVRGETSSRVGGTEGYEAEGVRGLRALGVRDLSYRLVFLACYVAPTNPRFGGKDLHEEDMTAESIKNQMSAKEWEKVFEMSQDKNLYHNLCTSLFPTVHGNDEVKRGILLMLFGGVPKTTMEGTSLRGDINVCVVGDPSTAKSQFLKHVEEFSPRAVYTSGKASSAAGLTAAVVRDEESHEFVIEAGALMLADNGVCCIDEFDKMDLKDQVAIHEAMEQQTISITKAGVKATLNARTSILAAANPVSGRYDRSKSLKQNVNLSAPIMSRFDLFFILVDECNEVTDYAIARRIVDLHARIDESIDRVYTLDEVRRYLLFARQFKPKISKDSENFIVEQYKRLRQRDGSGVTKSAWRITVRQLESMIRLSEAMARMHCSDEVHPKHVKEAFRLLNKSIIRVETPDVNLDQDEEMEEEPQEAVNGDAGIPNGHVNGINGHTESEPKEAEPKPSLRLSFTEYKRISNLLVLQLRKMEDEDESTQKKSELINWYLKEIESEIDSEEELVNRKQIIEKVIHRLVHYDQILIELSQTSLRVSGEEDAAKDEDPFLVVNPNYILEDY encoded by the exons GTTTCAAAATGCCGATGGAGAACTGAAGTATAAGAGTGACGCGGAGGAGCTGATCCGGCCTGAGAGGAACACGCTGCTTGTCAGCTTCCAGGACCTGGAACAGTTCAACCAGCAGCTGGCCACCACCGTCCAAGAGGAGTTCTACAG GGTCTACCCGTATCTGTGCAGAGCGATCCGGGCCTTTGCGAGGGACCACGGAAATGTCCCACAAAACAAGGAGTTCTATCTGGCGTTCCAGGACCTTCCGACCAGACACAA GATCAGAGAGCTGACCACTCCTCGCATTGGATCTCTGATGAGGATCAGCGGTCAGGTGGTGCGCACTCATCCTGTGCACCCGGAGCTGGTCAGCGGCACCTTCTTGTGTTTGGATTGTCAGACTCTGGTCAGAGATGTGGAGCAGCAGTTCAAGTACACACAGCCCAGTATCTGCAGGAACCCCGTGTGCGCCAACAGGAGGAGGTTCATGCTGGACACCAACAAGTCCAGATTTGTGGATTTCCAAAAG GTGCGCATCCAAGAAACCCAGGCCGAGCTCCCGCGGGGCAGTATCCCACGCAGCGTGGAAATTATTTTACGTGCAGAAGCCGTTGAGTCATGTCAGGCTGGGGACAGATGTGATTTTACAGGGTGTCTCATTGTTGTGCCTGACGTCTCTCAGCTTGCCACTCCGG GTGTCCGTGGTGAGACCAGTTCCCGGGTGGGTGGAACTGAGGGATACGAAGCTGAAGGGGTCCGTGGTCTTCGCGCCCTCGGAGTTCGAGATTTGTCTTACAGACTTGTTTTCCTTGCTTGCTATGTTGCTCCTACAAATCCCAGG TTTGGTGGCAAAGATCTTCATGAAGAAGACATGACTGCTGAGAGCATCAAGAACCAGATGTCTGCAAAGGAATGGGAGAAGGTGTTTGAAATGAGCCAAGACAAAAACCTGTACCACAACCTGTGCACCAGCCTCTTCCCCACCGTGCATG GCAACGACGAGGTGAAGAGAGGCATCTTACTTATGCTGTTTGGTGGTGTTCCCAAGACCACCATGGAGGGCACATCACTGCGTGGTGACATTAATGTGTGTGTTGTCGGAGATCCGAGTACAGCCAAGAGTCAGTTCCTCAA GCATGTTGAGGAGTTCAGTCCCCGGGCAGTGTACACCAGCGGGAAGGCCTCCAGTGCTGCCGGTCTGACTGCGGCCGTAGTGAGGGACGAGGAGTCTCATGAGTTTGTGATAGAGGCCGGAGCGTTGATGCTGGCCGACAAT GGTGTCTGTTGTATTGATGAGTTTGACAAGATGGACCTCAAGGACCAAGTTGCGATTCATGAAGCCATGGAACAGCAAACTATTTCCATCACCAAAGCCGGTGTGAAG GCCACACTCAATGCAAGGACATCCATCTTGGCGGCTGCAAATCCCGTCAGCGGTCGTTACGACCGGTCCAAGTCCCTGAAGCAGAATGTAAACCTGTCTGCTCCGATCATGTCCCGATTTGACCTTTTCTTCATCCTAGTTGACGAATGTAATGAG GTGACGGATTACGCCATTGCTCGGCGTATTGTCGATCTCCACGCTAGGATTGACGAGTCTATCGACAGAGTCTACACCCTTGATGAAGTCCGCAGATATCTGCTCTTTGCCCGCCAGTTCAAGCCCAAA ATCTCCAAAGATTCTGAGAATTTCATAGTGGAACAGTACAAACGTCTGCGtcagagagatggatccggtgtcACCAAATCTGCGTGGAGGATTACCGTTCGACAGCTGGAGAGCATGATCCGTCTGTCTGAGGCAATGGCGAGGATGCACTGCAGCGATGAG GTACATCCAAAACACGTAAAAGAAGCTTTCCGGTTATTGAACAAGTCTATCATCCGGGTCGAGACTCCAGATGTGAACTTGGATCAGGACGAAGAAATGGAGGAGGAACCTCAAGAAGCCGTGAACG GTGATGCCGGAATACCTAACGGCCACGTGAATGGAATAAATGGCCACACAGAAAGCGAACCCAAGGAGGCAGAGCCTAAACCTTCCCTGCGTCTCAGCTTTACAGAATACAAGCGGATCTCCAACCTGCTGGTTCTGCAGCTGAGGAAGATGGAAG ATGAGGATGAATCTACCCAGAAGAAAAGTGAACTCATTAACTGGTACCTGAAGGAGATTGAATCAGAAATTGACTCTGAAGAAGAACTCGTTAACCGCAAGCAAATCATTGAGAAAGTCATTCATAGGCTCGTCCATTAT GATCAAATCTTGATCGAATTGTCACAGACCAGCCTGAGGGTCTCAGGAGAGGAAGACGCCGCCAAGGATGAGGACCCTTTCTTGGTTGTGAACCCCAACTACATACTGGAGGACTATTAA